CCCTCGACACGCTACAGATTGATCTGTTGCTGGCGGCGATCCGTCGCTTTGCCGAAAGCTGGAAACGTATCCCGCAGGATTACGAGTTGATCGCCCTTTATGACCAGTTGTGTGGTGAATCTGCATCAACGCTAAGGATCTAATATGCAATGGTTTTATCAGATTCCCGGCGTTGATGCGCTGGACACGGCGGAATCCTTTTTTGTGTTTTTTGCTGTCGATTACGATGCCACGCTGTTGAAGCCTTGTTGCCTGCCGGTGTTGCGCGAATTTCACCGCAAGATACGTGACAACGTGCCGTTGCAAAATCATCTCGAGGCTGAACCGCGTGCGCCCTGGCTGTTGGCCCGGCGCTTATTGGCTGAGAGTTATCAGCACTACACGCAAGGGAGTCAGGCATGAGAACAAAATTCGCCTTAGGCGATGAAGTCAGGGTAATCCGCGCCATCCGTAATGACGGCACCATGTACGGTTATGCGACGGGTGAGTTACTGGTTCGTCGCGGTAGTACCGGCTTTGTGCGTTCATGCGGGACTTTTTTGCTGGACCAGATTATTTATCAGGTCCACTTTCTCACCAGTGACATGATTGTCGGTTGTCGCGAGCAAGAGATTATCAGCGCAGCGGCGGCCTGGCATGCCGGGCATTTTCAGTATGGCGACAGCGTTATTTGTCGTCATACCCTGACGGTGGAGGGGAAAGTTGCGGTGCGGTCGGGGGCGCGTGGCCGCATTGAACGCACCGACCAGGGGGAGAATGGCGAAATCTATACCGTTATGTTTGGTGAACGCTGGTTCCAGGTCCCTGCCAGCGCCATCAAATTGCTGGAGGAATAACCGCCATGCCCGAACTGTGGGAACGTTTTTCCCGGCAACAACTGGCACAATCTCGCTGGCAGTGCTCACCGGAAGCGCTATCCGTCAGCCAACAGGCGGAGTTTCACCGGCTCTGGCAACGCCAGCGAAAGATGGAGTGTGCGCTGGCCGGAGCGGCGGGTAATGATCCTATCCCGGAAAAGCATCTTATCAGCGTGACAACGTCACTCAGTCCCCTGTTGGCTGAACAGGTTTTTTCTGACGCTGAACGGACGTCAATCATCCAGCATCATGCGCGCATGGAAATTCAACTGGCGCGCGTGGCAGAACAGGCCCCTGCACCCGATGAGTTGCAGGTGCTGGCCTGGTACCGACAACACCAGGACAAATTTATGCGCCCGGAGCAGCGTTTGTGCTGGCACCTGCTACTGACAACGGACAATGATCGCCCGGCCATGTATCACCAGATCCAGCAACTACGCCAGCAAATCATCACCTCCCGGCAGCACTTTAATTCACTGGCGCAACGCTGGTCTCATTGCCCCAGCGCGCTGGAGGGCGGCCGTATGGGCTGGATCAGCCGGGGTTTGCTGTTTCCTGAACTGGAAAGCGTCTTGTTTGCGATGAAACCGAATGGCGTGAGCCATCCGATTGAAACTCAACTCGGCTGGCATTTGCTATGGTGCGAAATGATTCGTCCACCTGCCCCTATGGAACAGAACGCTGCGCTGACGCAAGTGCGAACGATATTAACTCGTCAAAACCAGCAGCAATGGCTGCGACAATGGCTAAAGCTGCCAGGGTGTAATGGTGGGTAAAACTGACAGATTCCGTAGCTACCGTCTTGAACGTCAAGCGGTAGCTGCGTAATTTTCATCCCACTTCATCCGCGTTTTCAGCACCCCGAAGCACTGATGAACCAGCTTGCGCATCACCGCTCCAAGCGCGGCCTTGCTGGCTTTGCCCTTCGCGATTAGCCTCTGGTACAGCGCCTTCGCCGGGGCATTCCACCTGATCGCTACGATCGCCGCCATATACAGTTTCGCCCTTACGTCTGCCGGGCCTGTTTTTGACATCCGCGCACGCCCCCTGACTGAGCTCCCGGACGTTTTTTCCACCGGTACCANNNNNNNNNNNNNNNNNNNNNNNNNNNNNNNNNNNNNNNNNNNNNNNNNNNNNNNNNNNNNNNNNNNNNNNNNNNNNNNNNNNNNNNNNNNNNNNNNNNNGTGTGGTACCGGTGGAAAAAACGTCCGGGAGCTCAGTCAGGGGGCGTGCGCGGATGTCAAAAACAGGCCCGGCAGACGTAAGGGCGAAACTGTATATGGCGGCGATCGTAGCGATCAGGTGGAATGCCCCGGCGAAGGCGCTGTACCAGAGGCTAATCGCGAAGGGCAAAGCCAGCAAGGCCGCGCTTGGAGCGGTGATGCGCAAGCTGGTTCATCAGTGCTTCGGGGTGCTGAAAACGCGGATGAAGTGGGATGAAAATTACGCAGCTACCGCTTGACGTTCAAGACGGTAGCTACGAATGAATTATCCCGAGGGATTAACCGTTACGGAAGATATAGCTGTAAGCACTCAGGGCTGGCGCACCCCCCAGGTGGGCATAGAGCACTTTCGAACCTTCCGGGAATTCGCCATTACGTACCATATCAATCATGCCCTGCATGGATTTGCCTTCGTAAACCGGATCGGTCAGTACCCCTTCGGTACGGGCGCACAGGCGAATCGCTTCCAGCGTGCCTTCGCTCGGTAAGCCGTATTCCGGGCCGCCGTAACGGGTATCCAGCACTACGTCCTCTTCGGTGATTTCACGTCCCAGTTCGACCAGGTTAGCTGTATTCTGCGCAATACGCAGGATTTGGGCTTTGGTCTTCTCGGGTTTGGCTGAAGCATCAATACCAATGACATTACGTGAACGGCCATCAGCGGCAAATCCCACCACCATGCCCGCCTGGGTACTGCCGGTGACTGAGCAGACTACGATGTAATCAAATTTAAAGCCCAGCTCTTTCTCCTGCTGACGAACCTCTTCGGCAAAGCCGACAAAGCCCAGGCCGCCGTAGGGATGTTCTGAACATCCTGCCGGGATCGGGAACGGTTTGCCGCCATTTTCTGCCGCTTCTTCCATCGCCTGTTTCCAGCTTTCGCGGATCCCGATATCGAAACCGGCAGAATCAAGGCGCACATCGGCACCCATAATGCGTGAAAGCTCGATATTGCCAACGCGGTCATAGACGGCATCGGCATAGTTCACCCAGTTCTCCTGCACCAGAACACATTTCATCCCGAGATGTGCGGCCACAGCGGCAACCTGGCGCGTCTGGTTGGACTGCACGCCACCAATGGAAACCAGCGTGTCACAACCCTGCGCCAGTGCTTCCGGGATCAGATATTCCATTTTACGGGTTTTGTTGCCACCGAAGGCCAGACCGCTGTTGCAGTCCTCGCGCTTGGCGTAAAGTTCTACTTTACCGCCTAACTCCGCACTCAGACGTTTCAGTGGGGTAATCGGCGATGGACCAAAAGTCAGAGGATAACGGGGGAATTTTTCAAGATTCATAGCTCTCTCCGGGATAAATGAAGTCGCACGCCTTAAATTATGCTGCGCAGTTGATATTGGTTTGCGAAATAACAATATCGCATCGTGTTTGTTTTTAACATTCCGTTTTAATCACGTATTTTTTAATAAAAATCCATTCATTTTTAGGATCGCGACTGGAAGTTACATTTTTCGGCGTCATGACGAAATAAAATTAACATCGCCAATGGACTGCCATCGACCTTTCTTTGTATTTTTGATTAAAAATCATAAGGTTAACATGATTTTGCTGAGCAAGGCTGACGTGATGCAGAACCCCTGAATTCATCATTGCCTTCTATTGAACGCATGCGGCTAACAATGCTATTTCTTTGTCCATTCCTCCCCCATATTAATAATGAATAATCACATGACTGAAAATTACCAATATGCGAGCAGTGCCCGCCAAGGGATGTTGAAAGGCATTATTTTATTAGTCGTTGCGATTATTTTATGGGGGTGTAACTGGCCGGTGATGAAAGCGGGTCTTTCACATATCACGCCATTGTGGTTTTCTACATTGCGTTTTTCCTCCAGTGCGGCCGTCCTTTTTTTATTGCAGTTATCGATAGAACGGATACGTATTCCTGGCCGTCGGGAGTTGCCGGTGATATTCAGTGTCGGCCTGTTACAGATGATGGCGTTTACTGCGCTGGGGTGTATTGCGATGAATTATCTGCCCGCCGGAAAATCTGCCGTTTTGGCTTACACAACGCCATTGTGGGTCGTACCAGCTTCAGTGTTTCTGTTTAAAGAAAAATTATCCTCACTCCAGTTGTCAGGTGCGTTAATTGGCATTATTGGTATTGTGGTATTATTTAATCCAATTGCTCTCGACTGGCACGATCACGGGCAAATTATCGCCAACGGACTGTTGTTGCTGGCTTCTCTTTGCTGGGCTATCTGCATTTTGCATTTGCGCCATACTGGTTCCCGACTCAATGCCTTTGAACTGGCACCGTGGCAAATGCTGCTCGCTACCCTGGTGCTACTGCCGCTGGCATGGGGATTTGAGGGCAACTGGAGCGGCGATAACTCCCGCGAGCTGTTAGCAATCACCTTATTTGTGGGGCCGGTCGCCACGGCGTTCTGTTTTTGTGCGGTCAATGCCGCCAGTACGTGGTTATCTGGCGTCACCCTTTCATCAATGATGTTGCTGGTGCCGATTACCGGCCTGCTGGTGTCGGTGCCTGCATTGCACGAAGAACTGACATTACCCCTGATGGCGGGCGCGTTGCTGATTGCTCTGGGTATTGCGTTACTGACGCGGAAAAAAGCATGAGGACCGTTTTATAAAGGTATTTGTGTGGTAGAAAACACCTCACGCAAACCAATAAATGAACGGATCTGGCGTACACCGGGAAGAAATAATAATTGCTCGGCGTGGAGTTTATTAAAGCTCTGGTTATCTGCGGTGCGAATTAACATAATGTAGTCGAACTCACCGCTGACCATATGGCATTCCATGCAGCCGCGTATTTTACCGGCTTCACCTTCGAAATCTTTAAAAGATTCAGGAGTGGAACGATCAAGAACAATGCCAATCATCACGACCAGACCCGCATTTAATGTTTCCGGGTTGAGTAATGCAACAGTGCTTTTTATAAAACCGAGCTTTTTTAACCGTTCGACACGGCGCAGACAAGCGGGAGGGCTGAGGTTGATTTTCTCAGCCAGGGTGACATTAGCGATAGAGCTGTCGCGCTGTAAAATTCGGAGTATTGCCATGTCAAAGCGGTCGAGTGTTTTATCACCATTTGCGATGTCCGGAT
This window of the Pantoea phytobeneficialis genome carries:
- a CDS encoding nitrogenase-stabilizing/protective protein NifW, translated to MQWFYQIPGVDALDTAESFFVFFAVDYDATLLKPCCLPVLREFHRKIRDNVPLQNHLEAEPRAPWLLARRLLAESYQHYTQGSQA
- a CDS encoding nitrogen fixation protein NifZ; its protein translation is MRTKFALGDEVRVIRAIRNDGTMYGYATGELLVRRGSTGFVRSCGTFLLDQIIYQVHFLTSDMIVGCREQEIISAAAAWHAGHFQYGDSVICRHTLTVEGKVAVRSGARGRIERTDQGENGEIYTVMFGERWFQVPASAIKLLEE
- the nifM gene encoding nitrogen fixation protein NifM, whose protein sequence is MPELWERFSRQQLAQSRWQCSPEALSVSQQAEFHRLWQRQRKMECALAGAAGNDPIPEKHLISVTTSLSPLLAEQVFSDAERTSIIQHHARMEIQLARVAEQAPAPDELQVLAWYRQHQDKFMRPEQRLCWHLLLTTDNDRPAMYHQIQQLRQQIITSRQHFNSLAQRWSHCPSALEGGRMGWISRGLLFPELESVLFAMKPNGVSHPIETQLGWHLLWCEMIRPPAPMEQNAALTQVRTILTRQNQQQWLRQWLKLPGCNGG
- a CDS encoding transposase; amino-acid sequence: VPVEKTSGSSVRGRARMSKTGPADVRAKLYMAAIVAIRWNAPAKALYQRLIAKGKASKAALGAVMRKLVHQCFGVLKTRMKWDENYAATA
- a CDS encoding transposase, with the translated sequence VVPVEKTSGSSVRGRARMSKTGPADVRAKLYMAAIVAIRWNAPAKALYQRLIAKGKASKAALGAVMRKLVHQCFGVLKTRMKWDENYAATA
- a CDS encoding 1-aminocyclopropane-1-carboxylate deaminase — its product is MNLEKFPRYPLTFGPSPITPLKRLSAELGGKVELYAKREDCNSGLAFGGNKTRKMEYLIPEALAQGCDTLVSIGGVQSNQTRQVAAVAAHLGMKCVLVQENWVNYADAVYDRVGNIELSRIMGADVRLDSAGFDIGIRESWKQAMEEAAENGGKPFPIPAGCSEHPYGGLGFVGFAEEVRQQEKELGFKFDYIVVCSVTGSTQAGMVVGFAADGRSRNVIGIDASAKPEKTKAQILRIAQNTANLVELGREITEEDVVLDTRYGGPEYGLPSEGTLEAIRLCARTEGVLTDPVYEGKSMQGMIDMVRNGEFPEGSKVLYAHLGGAPALSAYSYIFRNG
- a CDS encoding DMT family transporter — translated: MTENYQYASSARQGMLKGIILLVVAIILWGCNWPVMKAGLSHITPLWFSTLRFSSSAAVLFLLQLSIERIRIPGRRELPVIFSVGLLQMMAFTALGCIAMNYLPAGKSAVLAYTTPLWVVPASVFLFKEKLSSLQLSGALIGIIGIVVLFNPIALDWHDHGQIIANGLLLLASLCWAICILHLRHTGSRLNAFELAPWQMLLATLVLLPLAWGFEGNWSGDNSRELLAITLFVGPVATAFCFCAVNAASTWLSGVTLSSMMLLVPITGLLVSVPALHEELTLPLMAGALLIALGIALLTRKKA
- a CDS encoding Lrp/AsnC family transcriptional regulator — protein: MEQKKNPDIANGDKTLDRFDMAILRILQRDSSIANVTLAEKINLSPPACLRRVERLKKLGFIKSTVALLNPETLNAGLVVMIGIVLDRSTPESFKDFEGEAGKIRGCMECHMVSGEFDYIMLIRTADNQSFNKLHAEQLLFLPGVRQIRSFIGLREVFSTTQIPL